In one Fundulus heteroclitus isolate FHET01 chromosome 3, MU-UCD_Fhet_4.1, whole genome shotgun sequence genomic region, the following are encoded:
- the etfb gene encoding electron transfer flavoprotein subunit beta, whose amino-acid sequence MSGRVLVGVKRVIDYAVKIRVKPDNSGVVTDGVKHSMNPFCEIAVEEAVKLKEKKLIKEVVAVSCGPQQSQETIRTALAMGADRGIHVEVSGKDYETLGPLQVSKILAALAKKEDAQLIILGKQAIDDDCNQTGQMTAALLDWPQGTFASEVSMDGAQVKVVREIDGGLETIKINTPAVLTADLRLNTPRYATLPNIMKAKKKKIANVKPADLGVDLTSRLEVLRVDEPPQRQAGMKVETVEDLVEKLRDTGKV is encoded by the exons ATGTCGGGCCGTGTTCTTGTTGGAGTAAAGCGTGTCATCGACTATGCCGTTAAG ATTCGGGTGAAGCCAGACAACAGTGGCGTAGTGACGGATGGCGTGAAGCACTCGATGAACCCCTTCTGTGAGATCGCTGTGGAAGAGGCTGTCAAACTGAAGGAGAAGAAGCTCATTAAGGAGGTCGTGGCTGTCAGCTGTGGGCCACAGCAATCCCAG GAGACCATTCGTACTGCTCTTGCCATGGGAGCGGACCGGGGGATTCACGTGGAAGTGAGTGGGAAAGATTATGAGACCCTAGGACCCTTGCAGGTTTCTAAAATCCTGGCTGCTTTGGCCAAGAAGGAGGACGCTCAGCTCATCATCCTTGGCAAACAG GCCATAGACGATGACTGTAATCAGACTGGTCAGATGACAGCGGCCTTACTGGACTGGCCTCAG GGTACCTTTGCATCAGAGGTTTCAATGGACGGAGCTCAGGTTAAGGTTGTCCGAGAAATCGACGGTGGGCTGGAAACTATTAAGATCAACACACCGGCAGTGCTGACTGCAGACCTCCGACTCAACACCCCTAGATATGCCACCCTGCCTAATATCATG aaagcaaagaagaagaagattgcTAACGTGAAGCCTGCAGACTTGGGTGTGGACCTGACTTCACGGTTGGAGGTTCTGAGGGTTGACGAGCCCCCAcagaggcaggcagggatgaagGTGGAGACAGTTGAAGACCTGGTGGAAAAACTAAGGGATACTGGAAAGGTATAG